A single genomic interval of Lentimicrobium saccharophilum harbors:
- a CDS encoding RNA-binding S4 domain-containing protein has protein sequence MKSFTLSDYPFIQLNQLLKLLNLAETGGEANLMITEGKVKVNGTVELQKRKKLYPGDKVDFNGEIIVIAPA, from the coding sequence ATGAAAAGTTTTACCTTATCAGATTACCCCTTCATACAGCTTAATCAGTTACTCAAACTGCTTAACCTTGCCGAAACTGGTGGAGAAGCCAACCTGATGATCACTGAAGGCAAAGTAAAAGTGAACGGAACAGTTGAACTGCAAAAACGAAAAAAATTATACCCGGGGGATAAAGTTGATTTTAATGGCGAAATAATTGTAATTGCCCCCGCATAA
- the trxA gene encoding thioredoxin, which translates to MSTGLIIAITIVALFAVYMIYSFRRMKNMSAVPESEKIITLTDKNFLSQTKKGLVLVDFWAEWCMPCKVMGPVLNELAEDENFKAVVAKLNVDHYQPVSQQFGIRGIPTIILFKNGKEVDRIVGIKPKDFLIKQVNKHL; encoded by the coding sequence ATGTCAACAGGTCTGATTATTGCCATCACCATTGTCGCACTTTTTGCAGTTTACATGATTTATTCTTTCAGAAGAATGAAAAACATGTCCGCTGTGCCCGAAAGTGAAAAGATCATTACCCTTACCGATAAAAACTTCCTGAGCCAGACTAAAAAAGGATTGGTCCTGGTTGATTTCTGGGCCGAATGGTGCATGCCATGTAAAGTGATGGGCCCCGTACTGAACGAACTGGCTGAAGATGAAAATTTTAAAGCCGTTGTTGCCAAACTGAATGTGGATCATTACCAACCAGTTTCACAGCAATTCGGCATCAGGGGAATCCCTACCATTATCCTGTTCAAAAACGGGAAAGAAGTAGATCGGATAGTAGGTATCAAGCCGAAAGATTTCCTTATCAAACAGGTAAACAAACATTTGTAA
- a CDS encoding DUF302 domain-containing protein, translating into MKISYLLSFLLALTVISVSGQQTGIEKQAVMIENQSSFGFTETMEVLSKTIAEKGWKITTIHDLQETMKKNGKEVLPVKVIELCNPAHAFGILSKDEYRDVSPMLPCRISVYEKSDGNTYVSRMNAPAFAAMIGGDAAATMVKAYNETEEMLRLVIQ; encoded by the coding sequence ATGAAGATAAGTTATTTGCTCTCTTTTTTACTGGCACTGACAGTTATTTCTGTTTCAGGCCAGCAAACAGGCATTGAAAAGCAGGCTGTTATGATTGAAAATCAGAGCAGTTTTGGTTTTACCGAAACAATGGAAGTGCTTTCAAAAACAATTGCAGAGAAGGGTTGGAAAATCACCACCATCCATGATCTGCAGGAAACCATGAAGAAAAACGGAAAGGAGGTCCTGCCGGTTAAAGTGATTGAATTGTGCAATCCTGCTCATGCTTTCGGGATCCTTTCGAAGGATGAATACCGTGATGTAAGCCCCATGCTTCCCTGCCGGATTTCAGTATATGAGAAATCTGACGGAAACACTTATGTTTCGCGGATGAATGCACCCGCCTTCGCGGCAATGATTGGCGGGGATGCCGCAGCAACCATGGTAAAGGCCTACAACGAGACAGAAGAAATGCTCAGACTGGTTATACAATAA
- a CDS encoding cysteate synthase → MQSVFTPTQYKLLSLATGKIFKDNGWMLDAPGEDKPALIRAIYERQQLHLRGNDTGLYTFSDWLPLKRTLEGSSAPVTYKSEGLAATLGLKNLWITFSGYWPEKGAGMTTCSFKETEAYSVCGRMDPALKQVLVVASAGNTARAFAKVCSENNIPLLLCVPHDYINALWFEKPLNPCVKLAVTAHGSDYFDAIYLSNLATQCEGFLAEGGAKNVARRDGMGTTVLSAVTTIGQIPEYYFQAVGSGTGAIAAWEANLRLIADGRFGSNKMKLMVSQNAPFQPIYDAWKAGSRAMLPYDDDLAREHVTEIDAKVLSNRRPPYPIKGGLYDALLDTGGDVLKATNREARAAKELFLETEGIDIYSAAAVATASLKNELNAGRLDPDALIMLNITGAGEERFKREHSLFYLEPSLHFDITPELQEVREKLNTLTW, encoded by the coding sequence ATGCAATCAGTCTTTACCCCCACGCAATATAAATTGCTATCACTGGCAACAGGAAAAATATTTAAAGACAACGGATGGATGCTCGATGCGCCGGGTGAGGATAAACCAGCGCTGATCCGTGCAATTTACGAAAGACAACAGTTGCATTTAAGGGGTAATGACACTGGTTTATATACCTTTTCCGACTGGTTGCCACTGAAGCGCACCCTGGAAGGTTCATCTGCCCCGGTGACCTACAAAAGTGAAGGACTAGCCGCAACATTGGGGCTAAAAAACCTCTGGATTACTTTCAGCGGATACTGGCCCGAGAAAGGCGCCGGTATGACTACCTGTTCCTTTAAGGAAACCGAAGCTTACTCCGTGTGTGGCCGCATGGATCCGGCCCTGAAACAGGTGCTTGTTGTCGCATCGGCAGGAAATACTGCACGGGCCTTTGCAAAGGTTTGTTCCGAAAACAATATTCCCCTGCTGCTATGCGTACCTCACGATTACATCAATGCCCTGTGGTTCGAAAAACCGCTTAACCCTTGTGTAAAACTGGCTGTAACAGCACATGGAAGTGACTATTTCGATGCCATTTACCTATCGAACCTGGCCACTCAATGCGAGGGGTTCCTGGCTGAGGGGGGTGCAAAAAATGTGGCCCGGCGCGATGGCATGGGCACTACCGTGTTGTCAGCGGTCACCACCATCGGACAAATTCCTGAGTATTATTTTCAGGCTGTTGGCAGCGGCACCGGCGCCATTGCAGCCTGGGAAGCCAACCTGAGGCTTATCGCCGACGGACGGTTCGGTAGCAACAAAATGAAACTGATGGTTTCGCAGAACGCGCCCTTTCAGCCTATCTACGATGCATGGAAAGCCGGCTCCCGTGCCATGCTTCCTTACGACGACGACCTGGCCAGGGAACATGTTACCGAAATTGATGCCAAAGTACTGTCGAACCGGCGGCCGCCCTACCCCATTAAAGGGGGCCTTTACGATGCCCTTCTAGATACCGGAGGAGATGTGTTGAAAGCAACCAATCGCGAAGCCCGGGCAGCCAAGGAACTTTTCCTTGAAACGGAAGGCATCGACATCTATTCTGCTGCTGCCGTTGCAACCGCCTCGCTGAAAAACGAACTGAATGCCGGCCGTCTGGACCCTGACGCCCTTATTATGTTAAATATCACCGGGGCCGGCGAAGAACGCTTTAAACGTGAGCACAGCCTTTTCTATCTGGAACCTTCACTGCATTTCGACATTACGCCGGAACTTCAGGAAGTCAGGGAAAAACTGAACACCCTCACCTGGTAA
- a CDS encoding YbbN family protein — protein MLYTNLHHVMTAAEHQKLINENQNVMICCGRMGPMCIPVYGIMEDLEEEYKHVKFADMEFDNPEAYVIRDVPEVRGFMGIPFTMYYKNGKLVKATSSIQSMSQVRAILDNEFAPVTVS, from the coding sequence ATGCTCTACACCAACCTTCACCATGTAATGACGGCTGCTGAACATCAGAAGCTGATTAACGAAAACCAAAATGTCATGATCTGTTGCGGCCGCATGGGCCCCATGTGTATTCCCGTTTACGGAATCATGGAAGATCTCGAAGAGGAATACAAACATGTGAAATTTGCCGATATGGAATTTGACAATCCTGAGGCTTATGTGATCCGCGATGTGCCGGAAGTACGTGGCTTTATGGGGATTCCCTTCACCATGTATTATAAAAACGGCAAACTGGTAAAAGCCACTTCCAGTATCCAGAGTATGAGCCAGGTAAGGGCCATCCTTGACAATGAATTTGCTCCTGTAACAGTCAGCTAA
- a CDS encoding NAD(P)/FAD-dependent oxidoreductase produces the protein MNTNNHFDAIIIGGGPAGMTAGIYLSRARLNTLIISDGVPGGQMILTHEIANYPGVESISGYQLSNIMKKQAKSFGCTIKGNSQVTDLQLEGEIKSVTLSDGTTYTSNVIILTPGGRSRTLNVPGEAVFKGQGISYCATCDGDFFTGKEIVVVGGGNSALEEAVSLTKYATKVTIVHQFDHFQAFEYAVEEAKANPKIHFIMESTITGFHGNEKLEHVDIKNLKTGEVQNFLTDGVFIFIGYVPNTEFLKGKVEMNQWNEILVNSDMATSIPGVYAAGDSIVKRYRQVTTAVGDGTIAALAASGYIHQLKSRHLHETLAH, from the coding sequence ATGAATACAAATAACCACTTCGATGCCATTATTATAGGCGGAGGCCCTGCGGGAATGACTGCCGGAATATACCTTTCGAGAGCCAGACTGAACACATTGATAATCAGTGATGGAGTGCCTGGCGGTCAGATGATTTTAACCCATGAAATTGCAAACTACCCCGGGGTGGAAAGCATTTCGGGTTACCAGCTTTCCAATATCATGAAAAAGCAGGCCAAAAGTTTCGGCTGCACGATCAAAGGAAATTCCCAGGTAACAGACCTGCAACTTGAGGGTGAAATTAAGTCTGTTACCTTGTCAGATGGAACAACTTATACCTCAAATGTCATTATCCTGACGCCCGGTGGCCGCTCGAGGACCCTTAACGTGCCTGGTGAAGCTGTATTCAAAGGCCAGGGAATTTCCTATTGCGCTACCTGCGACGGAGACTTTTTCACCGGGAAGGAAATAGTGGTGGTAGGTGGCGGCAACTCCGCCCTCGAAGAGGCAGTGTCACTGACCAAATATGCCACCAAAGTGACCATCGTGCACCAGTTTGACCATTTCCAGGCATTTGAATACGCGGTGGAAGAGGCGAAAGCCAACCCGAAGATCCATTTCATCATGGAATCAACCATTACCGGTTTCCATGGCAATGAAAAACTGGAGCACGTGGATATTAAAAACCTGAAAACCGGAGAAGTGCAAAACTTCCTTACCGACGGGGTGTTTATCTTTATCGGATATGTTCCGAATACCGAATTTCTAAAGGGAAAAGTTGAAATGAACCAATGGAACGAAATCCTGGTAAACAGCGATATGGCCACCAGTATTCCTGGCGTCTACGCCGCCGGTGATTCCATCGTGAAGCGTTACCGTCAGGTTACAACCGCCGTTGGTGACGGGACCATTGCCGCCCTGGCCGCTTCCGGCTATATTCATCAACTGAAATCCAGACATCTCCACGAAACTTTAGCTCACTGA
- a CDS encoding tetratricopeptide repeat protein, with amino-acid sequence MKRLLCVLITLQLITAFGLYAQNSGIAFRAYESRMNGNPEMALSLLDSALKVTPDNAELWFEKGRCLDWIKLQNCKKFTDVWRILKPTLKDCRYCFRKACHYEPGNARYHYWAGQNAMTIALVEFYTPWEWLLIPGVMNSAVKHLKKSVLLNPVNPEYRYNLINVLHFGWLLSGNRKLALLHTDTISETDPVYGVMAKELMETGKQPYDPYPEYRKLLQSDPDNIRLLSEVAALYSRKGDSCRDTAIAMYRRILELEPDNINALKRLYWTVPASDKDLVVPYILSYFRAVDNNYNYYTASGMQLLATYLKQLHDEQRGAVLSLAAERLHPDNYGTFINDIGPP; translated from the coding sequence ATGAAAAGGTTGCTTTGTGTGCTGATCACCTTACAATTGATCACAGCTTTTGGTCTTTATGCTCAAAATTCCGGTATTGCATTCAGGGCTTATGAAAGCAGGATGAATGGCAATCCGGAGATGGCCCTTTCATTGCTTGATTCTGCTTTGAAAGTCACCCCTGATAACGCAGAACTATGGTTCGAAAAGGGACGCTGCCTGGACTGGATTAAACTGCAGAATTGCAAAAAGTTTACAGATGTATGGAGGATTCTTAAACCAACGCTGAAAGATTGCAGATATTGCTTCCGGAAAGCATGTCATTATGAACCCGGGAATGCCCGTTATCATTATTGGGCAGGACAAAATGCGATGACGATAGCACTGGTGGAATTCTACACGCCCTGGGAGTGGCTGCTTATCCCAGGTGTAATGAACTCCGCTGTAAAACATCTTAAGAAATCAGTCCTTTTAAATCCGGTTAATCCTGAATACCGATATAATTTGATCAATGTATTGCACTTTGGCTGGTTATTATCAGGCAACAGGAAGCTTGCCCTTTTGCACACGGATACGATATCGGAAACTGACCCGGTTTATGGGGTTATGGCAAAAGAATTAATGGAGACAGGAAAGCAACCGTATGATCCTTATCCTGAATACAGAAAATTACTGCAATCAGATCCTGATAATATAAGACTTCTGAGTGAAGTTGCTGCGCTTTATTCCCGCAAAGGGGATTCCTGTCGCGATACAGCCATTGCCATGTACAGAAGAATCCTTGAACTGGAACCGGATAATATCAATGCTTTAAAGCGCCTGTACTGGACAGTCCCGGCTTCAGACAAGGATTTGGTTGTTCCGTATATACTGTCATATTTCAGGGCTGTTGATAATAATTACAACTATTACACGGCCTCCGGTATGCAGTTGTTGGCCACTTATCTGAAACAACTTCATGATGAACAAAGAGGAGCTGTTTTATCGCTGGCTGCTGAAAGACTTCACCCTGATAATTATGGTACATTTATCAATGA
- a CDS encoding OsmC family protein, with protein sequence MKQTLNTSWNGNMQFDALVSGHHVIMDARAEVGGQDAGPRPKELMLASLAGCTGMDVISILKKMRVEPKTFNIRIEAELTEEHPKHYSGMHLIYEFSGDGLDEEKLRKAIDLSQDRYCGVSVVYRKAMPITYEIRIMENE encoded by the coding sequence ATGAAACAGACCTTAAATACCTCCTGGAACGGCAATATGCAGTTTGATGCCCTTGTAAGCGGACATCATGTAATTATGGATGCGAGAGCGGAAGTGGGCGGACAGGATGCAGGACCCAGGCCCAAAGAGTTAATGCTGGCTTCACTGGCCGGATGCACCGGCATGGATGTAATCTCCATCCTGAAAAAGATGCGGGTGGAGCCCAAAACCTTCAACATACGCATAGAGGCTGAACTCACCGAAGAACACCCTAAACACTACAGCGGCATGCACCTTATTTATGAATTCTCCGGGGATGGGCTGGATGAAGAAAAACTGCGCAAAGCCATTGATCTTTCTCAGGACCGCTACTGCGGCGTTTCGGTGGTTTACCGCAAAGCAATGCCCATCACTTACGAAATCAGGATAATGGAAAACGAATAA
- a CDS encoding tetratricopeptide repeat protein → MKKYVMIFYLLACSLAAMAYISGNPGDRDVFRAYELRMSGQVDEAKALLLQVLDTDSTNAMAHYEMARLNFYLLTGGGGTRLEDVTAHISKAADLEPDNVIYAYYRAVSGFMNAFMFMQTGQEDKIKGAVDETCSLLRKVLLLKPDYYEPMLYLVEIYGMLPPEMGGDSAQAAHYAGKLSETNAYFGARAREVLAPEGTDLVKFWENEIAGNGRTPELLYRTAIAGILAGNPEVAEKYYNEVKSRDPSANLLQLQLGRYHMMKVMQNREIASTELPVAITCFEKYLQTLPEPVVPLKAYTLGLMARANMFLGNQEEGEKLQQQAAAIDKYFSKASGVPSQILFEPPDKICHHYFSFFSPF, encoded by the coding sequence ATGAAAAAGTATGTGATGATTTTTTACCTGCTTGCCTGTTCATTGGCCGCCATGGCTTATATAAGCGGGAATCCCGGAGACAGGGATGTCTTCAGGGCTTATGAACTCAGGATGAGCGGCCAGGTGGATGAAGCAAAAGCATTGCTTCTGCAGGTGCTTGACACAGACTCAACCAATGCCATGGCGCATTACGAAATGGCCAGGCTAAACTTTTACCTGCTGACCGGGGGAGGAGGTACCCGCCTGGAAGACGTTACCGCCCACATCAGTAAGGCAGCCGACCTGGAGCCGGATAATGTAATCTATGCTTATTACAGGGCAGTTTCCGGTTTTATGAATGCATTTATGTTTATGCAAACGGGGCAGGAGGACAAGATTAAAGGTGCCGTGGATGAGACCTGTAGCTTACTCAGGAAGGTGCTGCTGCTGAAACCCGATTATTATGAACCCATGCTCTATCTTGTAGAGATTTACGGAATGCTACCGCCTGAGATGGGAGGCGATAGTGCGCAGGCTGCACATTATGCCGGAAAGCTTTCCGAAACAAATGCTTATTTCGGCGCCAGGGCCAGAGAGGTACTCGCACCTGAAGGAACTGATCTGGTTAAGTTTTGGGAAAATGAAATTGCCGGAAACGGACGGACCCCCGAACTCCTTTACCGCACGGCAATTGCCGGAATCTTAGCCGGGAATCCGGAGGTAGCTGAAAAGTATTACAATGAAGTGAAAAGCAGGGATCCTTCGGCCAATCTGCTTCAACTTCAGCTCGGCAGGTATCATATGATGAAAGTAATGCAGAACAGGGAAATTGCTTCCACTGAGTTACCGGTTGCAATCACCTGTTTTGAGAAATATCTTCAGACCCTGCCTGAACCGGTTGTCCCTCTTAAGGCATACACGCTGGGCCTGATGGCAAGGGCTAACATGTTTCTTGGCAATCAGGAAGAAGGTGAAAAACTTCAGCAGCAGGCAGCTGCCATTGACAAATACTTCTCAAAGGCGTCAGGTGTCCCTAGCCAGATCCTGTTTGAGCCGCCCGACAAAATCTGCCATCACTACTTCTCATTTTTCAGTCCGTTTTAG
- a CDS encoding M14 family zinc carboxypeptidase, translated as MKPKLLILLCLLVAIIHETSAQNPGFRVFSDDQEIHFCFPFTKEVDLLAVSRQISMDNIMNDTVWAYANRKQFEKFSGQGFNITILPHPGDAPGVITRDQVELSGAVRTTWNFYPTYEAYEAIMADFQTLYPSLCRVENIGTLASGRKLLVAKISDNINEDEAEPEFFYSSSMHGDETTGYVLMLHLIEYLLQNYGTDPEVTNLVDNMEIYICPLANPDGTYYGGNSSVSGARRYNANFVDLNRNYPDPAEGDHPDGNAWQPETVAFMNFAEQRSFVAGANFHGGIEVVNYPWDTWSRLTADNSWWVMVSREYADACQVNGPSWYMDDLDNGITNGYAWYRITGGRQDYMNYFRHCREVTIEISTTKMVAAAQLPDYWNYNYPSMLNLLKQATYGFRGVVTDQLSGLPVKAKITLTGHDADNSEVYSSVLHGDYYRPVKAGTYTLQVSAPCYQTQTFSNLTIADFSTYTQNIQLIPSAGVSTSGVTDITSGSATCGGEVICEGSSPVAARGVCWDTSVNPSLSGQHTQDGSGAGSFISLISGLSASTTYYARAYASNAEGTVYGENIQFTTSCDVIEQFPFTEGFENGGLIPACWTQEQVNNSGINWTFIAGNGSSNPATAHGGAYNACLKDNSSADNKTRLISPPLNLSALINPSLQFWHTQAFWSPDQDELRVLYRTTADSEWILLQSYTQNIASWTMHSLDLPDASETYCIAFEGNAKYGYGICVDDIMVSGTFRTLSVTPSNLMVDAASGNADFTVESNSIWEAFSDQEWCVVTPSGSGNGSLVADYEANTGSTQRVAVIAVVVPGLEPVEVTLTQQGLQEKVLNLTVLLEGLYQGPGMNKAKNESGDQFPGDIADLIQVELREAEAPYALAAGPFVVFLDIIGNAQLTLSPEISSDYFIVIKHRNSIETWSSGPVSFSNASVGYNFSDAVTRAWGGNLKPAGDVFLIFAGDVNQDGVVDSADMTVVDNDAQGFATGYLLSDVNGDGITDSADMTLLDNNAANFVSRMTP; from the coding sequence ATGAAACCAAAATTGCTGATTCTGCTGTGTCTCCTTGTGGCAATCATTCATGAGACCAGCGCTCAGAATCCGGGATTCCGGGTTTTTTCTGATGATCAGGAGATTCACTTTTGCTTTCCTTTCACGAAGGAGGTGGACCTGCTGGCTGTTTCCAGACAAATCTCCATGGATAATATCATGAACGATACGGTCTGGGCATACGCGAACCGCAAACAATTTGAAAAGTTTTCAGGGCAGGGCTTTAACATTACCATTCTGCCGCATCCGGGCGATGCACCGGGCGTAATCACGCGCGACCAGGTGGAATTATCCGGCGCTGTGCGGACCACATGGAACTTCTACCCTACTTATGAGGCTTATGAAGCAATTATGGCGGATTTTCAGACACTGTATCCTTCGCTTTGCCGGGTGGAAAACATCGGTACCCTGGCAAGCGGGCGAAAGCTGCTGGTCGCGAAAATTTCGGATAATATTAATGAAGACGAAGCAGAGCCTGAATTTTTCTATTCTTCTTCCATGCATGGAGATGAAACCACCGGTTATGTATTAATGCTTCACCTGATTGAATACCTGCTGCAGAACTACGGCACGGATCCTGAGGTTACGAATCTGGTTGACAATATGGAAATATACATTTGTCCACTGGCCAATCCCGACGGAACATATTACGGCGGCAACAGTTCTGTGAGCGGTGCACGCCGTTATAATGCAAACTTTGTGGATCTGAACCGCAACTACCCTGATCCGGCCGAAGGTGACCATCCCGACGGAAATGCATGGCAGCCGGAAACTGTCGCTTTTATGAATTTTGCTGAACAGCGCAGTTTTGTTGCCGGGGCCAACTTTCACGGAGGTATTGAAGTGGTGAACTATCCGTGGGATACCTGGAGCAGATTGACGGCCGATAACAGCTGGTGGGTAATGGTAAGCCGTGAATATGCGGATGCCTGTCAGGTAAATGGCCCTTCCTGGTATATGGATGACCTGGATAACGGAATTACCAACGGCTATGCCTGGTACCGGATTACCGGCGGACGGCAGGATTATATGAATTATTTCAGGCATTGCCGGGAAGTTACCATTGAAATCTCCACCACCAAAATGGTGGCTGCTGCCCAGCTACCTGACTACTGGAACTACAATTACCCCAGTATGCTGAATTTGTTGAAGCAGGCAACATACGGTTTCAGGGGTGTGGTAACCGACCAGTTGTCAGGACTGCCCGTAAAGGCCAAAATCACCCTGACCGGACATGATGCAGATAATTCGGAAGTTTATTCTTCGGTGCTTCATGGTGATTATTACAGGCCGGTTAAAGCCGGAACATACACCCTGCAGGTAAGTGCTCCCTGTTACCAGACGCAGACTTTCAGCAATCTGACCATTGCCGATTTCAGTACTTATACGCAGAATATTCAGCTAATCCCCTCGGCCGGGGTTTCAACATCCGGTGTAACTGATATTACTTCAGGCTCGGCGACCTGTGGGGGTGAGGTGATCTGTGAAGGGAGTTCTCCTGTTGCCGCGCGTGGCGTTTGCTGGGATACCTCAGTCAATCCGTCGCTGTCAGGCCAGCACACCCAGGATGGAAGCGGTGCGGGCTCATTTATCAGCCTCATTTCGGGCCTTTCTGCCAGTACGACATACTACGCGAGGGCTTATGCAAGCAATGCTGAAGGTACCGTTTACGGAGAAAACATTCAATTTACCACCAGTTGCGATGTCATTGAGCAGTTTCCCTTTACCGAAGGGTTCGAAAACGGAGGTCTGATCCCCGCCTGCTGGACCCAGGAGCAGGTAAACAATTCGGGAATCAACTGGACTTTCATTGCCGGAAATGGTAGCAGCAACCCGGCAACTGCGCACGGAGGCGCTTACAATGCATGCCTGAAAGATAATTCTTCAGCAGATAACAAAACCCGGCTGATCAGTCCGCCACTGAACCTGAGTGCATTGATCAACCCCTCCCTTCAATTCTGGCATACACAGGCCTTCTGGTCGCCGGATCAGGATGAACTCAGGGTTTTATACAGGACCACCGCTGACAGTGAATGGATATTGCTTCAGTCATACACTCAGAACATTGCTTCATGGACGATGCACTCCCTTGATTTGCCGGATGCTTCGGAAACCTATTGTATTGCTTTCGAAGGCAACGCAAAATACGGTTATGGGATATGTGTGGATGATATAATGGTTTCAGGAACATTCCGAACTTTATCGGTCACTCCTTCAAACCTGATGGTTGATGCGGCTTCCGGTAACGCTGATTTTACAGTGGAGTCAAACAGTATTTGGGAGGCTTTTTCAGATCAGGAATGGTGTGTGGTTACGCCATCAGGAAGCGGAAACGGGTCTTTGGTTGCGGATTATGAGGCAAATACAGGGAGTACGCAGCGGGTGGCCGTCATTGCTGTTGTTGTTCCGGGACTGGAACCGGTAGAGGTTACGCTTACTCAGCAAGGCTTACAGGAGAAAGTCCTGAATCTGACCGTTTTACTCGAGGGATTGTATCAGGGCCCTGGGATGAACAAAGCGAAAAATGAATCAGGAGACCAGTTTCCCGGTGATATTGCGGACCTGATTCAGGTGGAACTCCGGGAGGCTGAAGCGCCCTATGCGCTGGCGGCGGGTCCTTTTGTAGTGTTCCTTGACATTATAGGCAATGCTCAGCTCACACTGTCGCCGGAAATTTCATCAGATTATTTTATTGTGATAAAACACCGGAACAGCATTGAAACCTGGAGCAGCGGTCCTGTTTCATTCAGTAATGCAAGTGTAGGTTATAATTTTTCCGATGCTGTTACCAGGGCCTGGGGCGGCAATCTTAAACCTGCCGGGGATGTTTTCCTTATTTTTGCCGGAGATGTGAATCAGGACGGAGTGGTGGATTCGGCGGATATGACTGTAGTGGATAATGACGCGCAGGGTTTTGCAACAGGATATCTGCTTTCGGACGTGAATGGAGACGGAATTACCGATTCAGCCGATATGACTTTGCTGGATAATAACGCCGCGAACTTTGTCAGCAGGATGACCCCCTGA
- a CDS encoding DsrE family protein, which yields MKRILLGLIALVFVATSCRETIEKEVNIVQDTTAVAPRDGVFYHISSGPESPHKVVMALKQAVMMAEDKDVLLYFDIKGIEVVLNDAIDVSYPTFPSSKESLKLLMEKGVTIFACPSCLKAAGKSEADLMPGVLLAQKDQFFNFTKGRILTIDY from the coding sequence ATGAAAAGAATCTTGTTGGGGTTGATAGCCCTTGTATTCGTGGCAACTTCTTGCAGGGAGACCATTGAAAAAGAAGTAAACATTGTGCAGGATACCACTGCTGTAGCTCCGCGCGATGGCGTATTCTACCATATTTCGAGTGGCCCCGAAAGCCCCCACAAGGTAGTAATGGCACTGAAGCAGGCGGTTATGATGGCCGAAGACAAGGATGTATTGTTGTATTTTGACATCAAAGGGATTGAAGTTGTGCTGAATGATGCCATTGACGTGAGTTATCCGACTTTCCCAAGTTCGAAAGAATCGCTGAAGCTGCTCATGGAAAAGGGTGTTACAATCTTTGCCTGTCCCTCCTGCCTGAAGGCAGCCGGTAAAAGTGAGGCTGATCTTATGCCCGGAGTGTTGCTGGCTCAGAAGGATCAGTTTTTCAACTTTACCAAAGGCAGGATTCTGACCATTGATTATTGA